A region of Culicoides brevitarsis isolate CSIRO-B50_1 chromosome 1, AGI_CSIRO_Cbre_v1, whole genome shotgun sequence DNA encodes the following proteins:
- the LOC134828049 gene encoding LOW QUALITY PROTEIN: nucleolar protein 4-like (The sequence of the model RefSeq protein was modified relative to this genomic sequence to represent the inferred CDS: substituted 2 bases at 2 genomic stop codons), whose amino-acid sequence MPQIVENSEIDGDSNVESIKTGSDTNSENKRRRSGNLNSSNEENSPREYYPWVLQTYGDAAKTKTITIKKLNRIINALNGKESNRPDSSKFRFWVKTKGFTTTRPENFVNATFDKDNLSKAEVTPLYVLQVAVMNXFRISLVKXDSGTQTYKQVAVVEHFFDIIYHIHVALGSKRCGRHAGQKRTYRTITETYAFLPREAVSKFLSLCTQCKKQQINESGAGQKHVTMANASNYYDNRYLTSNLSDTTLPMKHERNIGLDYNIKSDWESEEKRNLAFVGNLSAGDINNQPNRTLFKPYENNNNNKYGDTSAKSAPLNITETLSYYQLLTLFYHNFNLTSSANAATLQKQDYIKNFSDKLPKITNQLNNYEIKDSSVTPSTISETPIKYNELKVPNLWSGSPNKKERNFAQLPVTSTPETKFSGSNTKSKEDEGEAIKQMTSTYLSMTRSMGLEDDDALNLIP is encoded by the exons ATGCCACAAATTGTGGAAAATAGTGAAATAGATGGCGATTCCAATGTGGAGTCAATTAAAACAGGAAGTGACACAAATTCGGAAAATAAACGACGACGAAGTGGAAATTTGAATTCCTCAAATGAGGAAAACAGTCCGAGG gaataTTATCCGTGGGTGTTACAAACGTATGGCGATGCAGCAAAAACGAAAactattacaattaaaaaactcaATCGGATCATCAATGCACTCAACGGAAAGGAATCAAATCGTCCCGATAGCTCAAAGTTCCGATTTTGGGTCAAAACAAAGGGTTTCACAACAACAAGAccggaaaattttgtgaatgccACATTCGATAAGGACAATTTGTCCAAAGCTGAAGTAACTCCTTTGTACGTGTTGCAAGTTGCAGTAA TGAATTAATTCCGAATTTCTCTCGTTAAATAGGACAGCGGCACCCAAACGTACAAACAAGTGGCCGTCGTCGAGCACTTTTTCGATATAATTTATCACATTCACGTGGCGTTGGGATCTAAACGGTGTGGGCGTCATGCTGGACAAAAACGTACTTATCGAACT ATTACCGAGACGTATGCTTTTTTACCGAGGGAGGCagtgagtaaatttttatcgctATGCACACAATGCAAGAAACAACAAATTAACGAGAGCGGTGCCGGCCAGAAGCACGTCACCATGGCAAATGCATCAAATTATTACGATAATCGTTATTTAACAAGTAATTTATCGGACACGACTCTCCCGATGAAACATGAAAGGAATATTGGATTAGATTACAACATCAAAAGTGATTGGGAATCGGAGGAAAAACGTAATTTGGCTTTTGTCGGGAACTTATCTGCCGGTGACATCAACAATCAACCTAATCGAACATTATTTAAGCCCTATgagaataacaacaacaacaaatatggAGACACCTCTGCCAAAAGTGCACCTTTAAATATCACCGAAACACTGAGTTACTACCAACTATTGACGCTCTTTtaccataattttaatttgacgtCTTCAGCAAATGCAGCAACTTTACAAAAACAGGATtacataaagaatttttccgaTAAATTACCGAAAATAACAAATCAGTTGAATAATTATGAGATTAAAGACTCTTCAGTGACACCATCGACGATATCAGAGACACCAATAAAGTACAATGAGCTAAAAGTTCCGAATCTTTGGAGTGGTTCGCccaataaaaaagaaagaaatttcgcGCAACTGCCAGTTACCAGCACTCCTGAGACCAAATTTTCCGGAAGTAATACAAAATCCAAGGAAGATGAAGGTGAAGCGATTAAACAAATGACATCGACGTACCTGAGTATGACTCGAAGTATGGGTCTGGAAGATGACGACGCCCTTAATTTG ataccataa
- the LOC134828050 gene encoding nucleolar protein 4-like, whose protein sequence is MLKDTEKLKLMLLAWNYQNSAAVQNGTDGPDFATMSALWSQYQNALAISTGSEKSKANEQFQGSNDAESRKADTPDENNSSGQKDEDDSEDESEDKMEQSPQDPERLKAFNMFVRLFVDENLDRMIPISKQPKEKVQAIIDSCTRQFPEFSERARKRIRTYLKSCRRNKRTRDGWENTTRPTPAHLTSVQAEQILAIACENESLNVKRMRVGLEPIGHGTDPNTVSLVSNHSQIEPDTVTIPTPANIARISPISNGNANNNQNNAAQNLSSHSMKVQQPSSSSTTSSQIPRMISTSPVNYTIKNETSRDSAKEAAPSTPKNYHNIFANPTNTPTDLSLKRPVFPHKLSQSEILAVKQLITGYRESAAFLLRSADELDQLLQQQ, encoded by the exons ATGCTCAAAGACACGGAAAAACTCAAGTTGATGTTGCTTGCATGGAATTATCAGAACTCGGCAGCCGTTCAAAATGGCACCGATGGTCCGGATTTTGCCACGATGAGTGCTTTGTGGTCGCAATACCAAAATGCGTTGGCGATTTCCACCGGTAGTGAAAAGTCCAAAGCGAACGAACAGTTTCAGGGCTCGAATGACGCTGAATCACGGAAAGCTGATACGCCAGACGAAAATAATTCGAGCGGTCAAAAGGATGAGGATGATTCGGAAGACGAGTCCGAAGATAAGATGGAACAAAGTCCACAAGATCCGGAACGGTTGAAGGCGTTTAATATGTTTGTGCGACTGTTTGTCGATGAGAATCTCGATCGTATGATTCCGATTTCGAAACAGCCGAAAGAAAAAGTGCAAGCGATTATTGACTCGTGTACTCGGCAGTTTCCAGAGTTTTCGGAACGAGCACGGAAACGCATTCGGACGTACTTGAAATCGTGTCGTCGTAATAAGCGGACACGTGATGGATGGGAAAATACG ACCCGTCCCACACCGGCACACTTGACATCCGTACAAGCGGAGCAAATTTTGGCGATAGCGTGCGAAAACGAAAGTCTCAATGTCAAACGAATGCGTGTTGGTTTAGAACCCATCGGACATGGCACTGATCCAAATACCGTTTCCTTGGTTTCCAATCACTCTCAAATTGAGCCAGATACTGTAACGATTCCAACTCCCGCAAATATCGCGCGAATTTCGCCGATTTCAAATGGTAACGCAaacaataatcaaaataatgcGGCACAAAATTTGTCCTCGCACTCAATGAAGGTTCAACAGCCGTCATCAAGCAGTACAACTTCCTCGCAAATTCCCCGAATGATTTCGACGTCGCCCGTCAATTAtacgattaaaaatgaaacttcACGAGATTCCGCAAAGGAAGCGGCTCCCTCGACTCCTAAGAATTATCACAATATTTTCGCAAATCCAACTAATACTCCGACAGATTTGTCGCTTAAGCGTCCAGTGTTCCCGCATAAGTTAAGCCAATCGGAAATTTTGGCggttaaacaattaattacgGGATACAGAGAAAGTGCTG